The DNA region TGAAAAACTTTTTCATATTAACTCCTTATGTTTCAATGGATTTTGACTATATAAGATATTCTTTTTTAAGATGTTCTTAGAAAAAAAACAATAAAAAAATTTAGTTTAATGCTAAATAATTGAGGCTTTACTTAATTACTTTTTCATATTAAGAATGAAGTCGTTTTTCTTAAAGACTTCTCTATAAAAAAATTGTGAAAGATTACCTATTTTGATACAATCCCGCACTCCTTCTTTTTATATCCAAATGAAATCACTGAACACTGTTCAAAAACCATATCAATCTACTATAAGTAATGCGAATTTATTTATTCTCGTCTATACTTTTATGCGGATGGTAATGACTCAAGAAGAATAAATTGTAAAAATTTATTCATTAATTATTGACAAATAGATTGTACTGGTGCACAATATGTTTGAGCCAGTATGTTTATTATTAAGACTTTTTAGCTAACTATATGATTCAATTCAGTATAATTTATTCTTTCACAATGACAGGTGACTAATTAAAATTCGGAAAGTTTCACTTAATTTGTCAGTTCAAGTTTTTGTTATATATATATATCGGTGACTTTTTTTCCTTGTTAAAATACCGATTTTTCAATGCATTCTTTCCTTTCAATCTTATTGATTACAATTATTGCCTGTTTCTCTTTCTTTTTTTAGAAGTCAGATTGATTTTTCAATTACTTGTTCTTTTTCAGTTGTTATAATTGGACTTGTGAAGACCGTCTCAATTTGTGCTTAAATGTTGTGTTCACTTTAAAATAATATTAAGGAGGGTCAAATGAAACCAGAGTACAAGAAGGTCATGATTTTCGTTATGCTACTAGCATCACTATTTTTCGCGCGGTCCATAAATGTATTTGCTCAGGTAAATTCACCTGAAACAAACAACAAAATTGATTTTGAAGGTATCGCAATCTTTCAGACTATTATTGGGTACAGTTTTGCTGATGTTGGGGGAAACTATTACATTCAAAGCAACTATAGTAGCAAATATATTGACATTCATGGTCCTTCCACATTGAGTGGTACACTCATTCATGAGTGGGTATATCATCCTGACTTACAAGAAAATTGGTTCATCTCCAAATTGGGGGATGGTTACTACAGCATTAAGTCGGTCTATAGCAACAAGTATATTGGCGTTGACAGTCAAAACACTGGAATTAATAAAAATAACATAAAACAATTTACAACACTTAATGATTACACAAAATGGGTTATTTATGTTGACAATGAAGGAAAGTATATAATTAAACCAAAATTATGGAATTACCAATATCTCGCATCACCTGTGAACTCTTCTGTGGATGAACTTCAATTGAGCAACTCACTTACTTCTACCGCTACAAAGTGGACTTTCTATAAACAAGAGGATGTTTCCAGCGGTACATACTTTATGCAGAATATAGACACAAGAAAATATGCTGATTTATATGGCCCTTTGGTTGATGCTGGCACTATTATCCATCAGTGGGACCTGAATGCTAGCAATTTGTCAACCATTTCTTCATGGAGACAATGGGAAATTATCAAGGGGTCAGATTTATACTATACTATAAAGAATATTTATAGTGGCAAGTATATGGGGTACGACACTTCCACATGGGCAATCAAACAATATTCATCTATTTCTGATAATACCAAATGGAAGATATACTCTATAAACACTATTT from Bacillota bacterium includes:
- a CDS encoding RICIN domain-containing protein, with protein sequence MKPEYKKVMIFVMLLASLFFARSINVFAQVNSPETNNKIDFEGIAIFQTIIGYSFADVGGNYYIQSNYSSKYIDIHGPSTLSGTLIHEWVYHPDLQENWFISKLGDGYYSIKSVYSNKYIGVDSQNTGINKNNIKQFTTLNDYTKWVIYVDNEGKYIIKPKLWNYQYLASPVNSSVDELQLSNSLTSTATKWTFYKQEDVSSGTYFMQNIDTRKYADLYGPLVDAGTIIHQWDLNASNLSTISSWRQWEIIKGSDLYYTIKNIYSGKYMGYDTSTWAIKQYSSISDNTKWKIYSINTISVELDGTDTSVTEYIFVPKGSSFSPYSYSIGVSDGTNVNGRALTLKSVSESRISWDLADATLTYLTRIYNWDYQDTRFSYAFGYFEPEYYVYGVGRRNIDLYIYNHDVLSDPAFSTAFTAAIPYSTNQWDNALNPFINNFQTTPYETSGDIRIYGGTIEDLGYDSVPGAGVCGVVSSNLVGFVIYGNEILKVFEYHQMYIDIINYAENEDQFGMNVVLTHEMGHALGFAGHSYNVIGGIENYAVMNGTYSTSILQNDEKAHLYQIWDYIYD